One genomic region from Equus asinus isolate D_3611 breed Donkey chromosome 10, EquAss-T2T_v2, whole genome shotgun sequence encodes:
- the GBGT1 gene encoding globoside alpha-1,3-N-acetylgalactosaminyltransferase 1 isoform X4, producing the protein MPGSSRHLMCFNSWPSQPRWEAAVIISTFHENTEAQRLGQSCPGSHSVSTPTASPAARPTELLTLTPWLAPIVSEGTFNAELLQHIYQPLNLTIGLTVFAVGKYTHFVQHFLESAERFFMHGYRVCYYVFTDDPTAIPQVPLGPGRRLGIIPIQRHSRWEEISTRRMEIISQHIAKRAHQEVDYLFCVDVDMVFRNPWGPETLGDLVAAIHPGYYAVPRQQFPYERRHVSTAFVADGEGDFYYGGAVFGGRVANVYEFTRGCHMAILADKANGIMAAWQEESHLNRRFISHKPSKVLSPEYLWDDRKRQPPSLKLIRFSTLDKDTSWLRS; encoded by the exons ATGCCAGGTTCTTCTAGACACTTGATGTGCTTTAACTCCTGGCCCTCCCAACCGCGCTGGGAGGCTGCTGTTATCATCTCCACTTTCCACGAGaatactgaggcccagagactggGACAAagctgcccagggtcacacagcgtCTCAACCCCCACGGCCTCCCCTGCTGCCAGGCCCACAGAGCTGCTGACGCTGACGCCCTGGCTGGCGCCCATCGTGTCCGAGGGAACCTTCAACGCCGAGCTTCTGCAGCACATCTACCAGCCGCTGAACCTGACCATCGGGCTCACGGTGTTCGCCGTGGGGAA GTACACCCACTTCGTCCAGCACTTCCTGGAGTCGGCCGAGCGGTTCTTCATGCACGGTTACCGGGTATGCTACTATGTCTTCACCGACGACCCCACGGCCATTCCCCAGGTCCCGCTGGGCCCTGGCCGCCGCCTCGGCATCATCCCCATCCAGAGGCACTCCCGCTGGGAGGAGATCTCCACGCGCCGGATGGAGATCATCAGCCAGCACATTGCCAAGAGGGCGCACCAGGAGGTGGACTACCTCTTCTGCGTCGATGTGGACATGGTGTTCCGGAACCCGTGGGGCCCTGAGACCTTGGGAGACCTAGTGGCTGCCATTCACCCGGGCTACTATGCTGTACCCCGCCAGCAGTTCCCCTACGAGCGCAGGCATGTTTCTACTGCCTTCGTGGCAGACGGTGAGGGGGACTTCTATTATGGAGGGGCGGTCTTTGGGGGGCGGGTAGCCAACGTGTACGAGTTTACCAGGGGCTGCCACATGGCCATCCTGGCAGACAAGGCCAATGGCATCATGGCAGCCTGGCAGGAGGAGAGCCACCTGAACCGCCGCTTCATCTCACATAAGCCCTCCAAAGTTCTATCCCCAGAGTACCTCTGGGACGACAGGAAGCGCCAGCCACCCAGCCTGAAGCTGATCCGCTTTTCTACACTGGACAAAGACACCAGCTGGCTGAGGAGCTGA
- the GBGT1 gene encoding globoside alpha-1,3-N-acetylgalactosaminyltransferase 1 isoform X5: protein MRDPRLPSLPLTRTSNMKLQYKGEKLFQPVAQSRYPQPKLLEQRPTELLTLTPWLAPIVSEGTFNAELLQHIYQPLNLTIGLTVFAVGKYTHFVQHFLESAERFFMHGYRVCYYVFTDDPTAIPQVPLGPGRRLGIIPIQRHSRWEEISTRRMEIISQHIAKRAHQEVDYLFCVDVDMVFRNPWGPETLGDLVAAIHPGYYAVPRQQFPYERRHVSTAFVADGEGDFYYGGAVFGGRVANVYEFTRGCHMAILADKANGIMAAWQEESHLNRRFISHKPSKVLSPEYLWDDRKRQPPSLKLIRFSTLDKDTSWLRS from the exons CAACATGAAGCTGCAGTACAAGGGGGAGAAGCTGTTCCAGCCTGTGGCACA GTCACGGTACCCCCAGCCCAAGCTGCTGGAGCAGAG GCCCACAGAGCTGCTGACGCTGACGCCCTGGCTGGCGCCCATCGTGTCCGAGGGAACCTTCAACGCCGAGCTTCTGCAGCACATCTACCAGCCGCTGAACCTGACCATCGGGCTCACGGTGTTCGCCGTGGGGAA GTACACCCACTTCGTCCAGCACTTCCTGGAGTCGGCCGAGCGGTTCTTCATGCACGGTTACCGGGTATGCTACTATGTCTTCACCGACGACCCCACGGCCATTCCCCAGGTCCCGCTGGGCCCTGGCCGCCGCCTCGGCATCATCCCCATCCAGAGGCACTCCCGCTGGGAGGAGATCTCCACGCGCCGGATGGAGATCATCAGCCAGCACATTGCCAAGAGGGCGCACCAGGAGGTGGACTACCTCTTCTGCGTCGATGTGGACATGGTGTTCCGGAACCCGTGGGGCCCTGAGACCTTGGGAGACCTAGTGGCTGCCATTCACCCGGGCTACTATGCTGTACCCCGCCAGCAGTTCCCCTACGAGCGCAGGCATGTTTCTACTGCCTTCGTGGCAGACGGTGAGGGGGACTTCTATTATGGAGGGGCGGTCTTTGGGGGGCGGGTAGCCAACGTGTACGAGTTTACCAGGGGCTGCCACATGGCCATCCTGGCAGACAAGGCCAATGGCATCATGGCAGCCTGGCAGGAGGAGAGCCACCTGAACCGCCGCTTCATCTCACATAAGCCCTCCAAAGTTCTATCCCCAGAGTACCTCTGGGACGACAGGAAGCGCCAGCCACCCAGCCTGAAGCTGATCCGCTTTTCTACACTGGACAAAGACACCAGCTGGCTGAGGAGCTGA
- the GBGT1 gene encoding globoside alpha-1,3-N-acetylgalactosaminyltransferase 1 isoform X6 has translation MKLQYKGEKLFQPVAQSRYPQPKLLEQRPTELLTLTPWLAPIVSEGTFNAELLQHIYQPLNLTIGLTVFAVGKYTHFVQHFLESAERFFMHGYRVCYYVFTDDPTAIPQVPLGPGRRLGIIPIQRHSRWEEISTRRMEIISQHIAKRAHQEVDYLFCVDVDMVFRNPWGPETLGDLVAAIHPGYYAVPRQQFPYERRHVSTAFVADGEGDFYYGGAVFGGRVANVYEFTRGCHMAILADKANGIMAAWQEESHLNRRFISHKPSKVLSPEYLWDDRKRQPPSLKLIRFSTLDKDTSWLRS, from the exons ATGAAGCTGCAGTACAAGGGGGAGAAGCTGTTCCAGCCTGTGGCACA GTCACGGTACCCCCAGCCCAAGCTGCTGGAGCAGAG GCCCACAGAGCTGCTGACGCTGACGCCCTGGCTGGCGCCCATCGTGTCCGAGGGAACCTTCAACGCCGAGCTTCTGCAGCACATCTACCAGCCGCTGAACCTGACCATCGGGCTCACGGTGTTCGCCGTGGGGAA GTACACCCACTTCGTCCAGCACTTCCTGGAGTCGGCCGAGCGGTTCTTCATGCACGGTTACCGGGTATGCTACTATGTCTTCACCGACGACCCCACGGCCATTCCCCAGGTCCCGCTGGGCCCTGGCCGCCGCCTCGGCATCATCCCCATCCAGAGGCACTCCCGCTGGGAGGAGATCTCCACGCGCCGGATGGAGATCATCAGCCAGCACATTGCCAAGAGGGCGCACCAGGAGGTGGACTACCTCTTCTGCGTCGATGTGGACATGGTGTTCCGGAACCCGTGGGGCCCTGAGACCTTGGGAGACCTAGTGGCTGCCATTCACCCGGGCTACTATGCTGTACCCCGCCAGCAGTTCCCCTACGAGCGCAGGCATGTTTCTACTGCCTTCGTGGCAGACGGTGAGGGGGACTTCTATTATGGAGGGGCGGTCTTTGGGGGGCGGGTAGCCAACGTGTACGAGTTTACCAGGGGCTGCCACATGGCCATCCTGGCAGACAAGGCCAATGGCATCATGGCAGCCTGGCAGGAGGAGAGCCACCTGAACCGCCGCTTCATCTCACATAAGCCCTCCAAAGTTCTATCCCCAGAGTACCTCTGGGACGACAGGAAGCGCCAGCCACCCAGCCTGAAGCTGATCCGCTTTTCTACACTGGACAAAGACACCAGCTGGCTGAGGAGCTGA
- the GBGT1 gene encoding globoside alpha-1,3-N-acetylgalactosaminyltransferase 1 isoform X2, which produces MTACWKARRLCTPRSDEGPPVAFTPINPHQQHEAAVQGGEAVPACGTVTVPPAQAAGAEAQQAAEMPGSSRHLMCFNSWPSQPRWEAAVIISTFHENTEAQRLGQSCPGSHSVSTPTASPAARPTELLTLTPWLAPIVSEGTFNAELLQHIYQPLNLTIGLTVFAVGKYTHFVQHFLESAERFFMHGYRVCYYVFTDDPTAIPQVPLGPGRRLGIIPIQRHSRWEEISTRRMEIISQHIAKRAHQEVDYLFCVDVDMVFRNPWGPETLGDLVAAIHPGYYAVPRQQFPYERRHVSTAFVADGEGDFYYGGAVFGGRVANVYEFTRGCHMAILADKANGIMAAWQEESHLNRRFISHKPSKVLSPEYLWDDRKRQPPSLKLIRFSTLDKDTSWLRS; this is translated from the exons CAACATGAAGCTGCAGTACAAGGGGGAGAAGCTGTTCCAGCCTGTGGCACA GTCACGGTACCCCCAGCCCAAGCTGCTGGAGCAGAG GCACAGCAGGCAGCTGAAATGCCAGGTTCTTCTAGACACTTGATGTGCTTTAACTCCTGGCCCTCCCAACCGCGCTGGGAGGCTGCTGTTATCATCTCCACTTTCCACGAGaatactgaggcccagagactggGACAAagctgcccagggtcacacagcgtCTCAACCCCCACGGCCTCCCCTGCTGCCAGGCCCACAGAGCTGCTGACGCTGACGCCCTGGCTGGCGCCCATCGTGTCCGAGGGAACCTTCAACGCCGAGCTTCTGCAGCACATCTACCAGCCGCTGAACCTGACCATCGGGCTCACGGTGTTCGCCGTGGGGAA GTACACCCACTTCGTCCAGCACTTCCTGGAGTCGGCCGAGCGGTTCTTCATGCACGGTTACCGGGTATGCTACTATGTCTTCACCGACGACCCCACGGCCATTCCCCAGGTCCCGCTGGGCCCTGGCCGCCGCCTCGGCATCATCCCCATCCAGAGGCACTCCCGCTGGGAGGAGATCTCCACGCGCCGGATGGAGATCATCAGCCAGCACATTGCCAAGAGGGCGCACCAGGAGGTGGACTACCTCTTCTGCGTCGATGTGGACATGGTGTTCCGGAACCCGTGGGGCCCTGAGACCTTGGGAGACCTAGTGGCTGCCATTCACCCGGGCTACTATGCTGTACCCCGCCAGCAGTTCCCCTACGAGCGCAGGCATGTTTCTACTGCCTTCGTGGCAGACGGTGAGGGGGACTTCTATTATGGAGGGGCGGTCTTTGGGGGGCGGGTAGCCAACGTGTACGAGTTTACCAGGGGCTGCCACATGGCCATCCTGGCAGACAAGGCCAATGGCATCATGGCAGCCTGGCAGGAGGAGAGCCACCTGAACCGCCGCTTCATCTCACATAAGCCCTCCAAAGTTCTATCCCCAGAGTACCTCTGGGACGACAGGAAGCGCCAGCCACCCAGCCTGAAGCTGATCCGCTTTTCTACACTGGACAAAGACACCAGCTGGCTGAGGAGCTGA